In Rhodamnia argentea isolate NSW1041297 chromosome 1, ASM2092103v1, whole genome shotgun sequence, the genomic window CGGTTTTCACccgattccttttctttttttctgtcctTGTTCTGTTTGGTTTGTGCGCGATGCTTCGTTGCTTGGGATTGAGTTGAACAATGGAAGGAGCACGGTGAGAGAATACCCAAAATTTGTTCAAACTTCTGATGGTATGCTCGCGCGTCTATGTTTGTCTTGTCGGTGAAGTTTTTGTGGGTTGGTGCTGCTCTGAGTGCTGACAGGTGAGATCGTCCGATTGTCGATTATCATGCTCACAATGTGCGATGTTCTGGGGACGGCTGTGATTGTTCAGGATTGCTGATTGCTCTGCAATGCCATGTCGTACCTGTGTATAACACGATAGAGTATATTGACAAGCAGCTAAGTTTGGGTTGGTAGCTAGAGGTTCTatctttgatttgattgtgttcAGCTGTTTCGGATGCATCCACTTATCCAGCTTTGTATGGGCAGCATTTAACTTCTGGGAATCAACTTGAATTCGAGGCGGCATGATGGGGTTGGGCTTGGGCTCCGTTTTAATGACATTAGGGATGCGATCAGGGTCCGATCAAGTATCTGTGGATGCTATCACTTTGTTCGTTGTGCTCCTTTGCACTTGTATTATCGTTGGACATCTTCTGGAGAAGAACATATGGATTAACGAGTCTATTACGGCCCTTACAATTGTGAGTTTTTCCGTTATAAGATCCAGAATGGATGAATGGATGATGAAAGAAGGATGctacaaacattttttttttttttaatgaacaaTGGTTTCTGGATGGTGGCTTTCTTGCAGGGTCTTTGTACTGGAATTGTTCTTCTGCTCACCACAGAAGGAAAAAGCTCACATATCTTGGTCTtcaatgaggagcttttctttatATATCTCCTTCCACCTATTATCTTTAATGCTGGGTAAGTTGGagtttgcattttcttttttgagagtCTAGAGTtagtaagaaaaaggaaaatggatgtCACATGATGATTGTGCTGTCCGTCTGAGCTCTAATAATCGGAAAGAAAGCTGAGTTTATTTTAGCAGTACAGCCACAGGCAGGAGAAAAAAGGGCTTGTTACATGTTACTGGTTCAGTTTCggagaattgagataaaaaattgcaaacttTACAATTGTAGATACTTATAGCTTGCGACCAGGGCAAtcatttgtgattttgattgagTACTATTGCAGTCATTTTGCATGAAGTTTATAAGCCTATTAGCTTTTAGATTTCTGTTCGTGAACATTTTACAAGAAACTAGAAAGTCTGGTTGACTGTTATGGTTGAGTGGTATAATGCTGACTGGTAGATTTTGTTTGGTGCTTTAAATTCTTCAATCCGCTTTTGACATTGAATGGCTGCAGCATTGAGTAGAATATGATCGACTTGAAATTGAAAgagttattttgtttttttgaacaACTGTTTTACTTTTCTCTAAGATTGTAATGTTGTAAGCTCTGTGTGTGCACGCGCGCGTGCGCGTGCGTGcgttggtgttttttttttgcttggcacATCATGCGTATATTACTGTTTTCTTGGATGCTGATCTATTGTTTACAAAAGCCATCATAGTTTGCCTACTTGGAAGTACTTTGCATCTTTCTGGGATAGGACAACATATAATTTAGTTTCACTTTCTTACCAATGTTTTATTTGCAATTGTCATTTTCCCAGGTTTCAAGTTAAAAAGAAGCAGTTCTTCAGAAATTTCTTGACAATTACTCTATTTGGGGTGGTTGGTACTCTGATATCATTTTTTATCATATCACTAGGTATGTCCTGAATCTTTGCAGATTTGGCTAGAAATTTCCTTTGTTCTGGTGGAACCCCTTGAATTTCATTCATTGTGTAGAATCTGCACACTGTTAATTGTTTTGTAAGTATGCGCACGACACTGCGTGATAATTTTGTTGCAGTGAAAGAGTCAAGAAAATCTGGAGAACTGTTCTAGTTTTATGTTTAGCATATTGGTATTGGCccaaaaaaggaacaaaaaatggTCAGCACCCTGACTAATTCCCACGTAATTAGGAAATAAGATCATTGTTACTATTCATTCTGAAAGGCCATTATTGTCTTAGAGTATCTCTCAACATTCACTGATAGTTTATCATCCACAGAGGGCTATATTACTTTTGGGGTCAAAATTCTTGCATAATGCATCTGTTGCCGAACTATTAGCTAAAGAAATGGTTGACAAAATAGAGCTCCGCAGTGAATTTAGAATTTGCTTAAGTTACTTTAGTACCTTGTAGAACTACAGGTTCAGGTTAGTTTTTGTGTGTCATATTCCTATGCAGTATCATGTGTGCAATCCGCCTTTTATAAAAGAACAGAAGAAGGATAGCTGATTTTCcagccaaaaagaagaaagaagaatcagAAGAAGATGGCAGACGAAGAGCATATGCCGCTTTGCATGATTCATATAACTGTCCTATTATTAATACAGGTTCTGCGCAGCTGTTCAAAAATTTGAATGTTGGCGTCCTGGAGATGGGAGATTATTTTGGTATGTCTTGTTCTTTATTTTGGTTGACAGAAAGCATGCTTCCTGAAGCTAAGGGcttttttggttcaatttaaataaaaaaatacttgttGTTTTCCCAAATCTAAAgtgttaatttgaaaaaattatcaaaatgttttacATGGATCCACGTTTCAACGTTTGcattttgtgaaagtttcaagTGTTTTAGGTTTAGGAGAAGTCAAAGTGCGTGAACCCAAAGAatttaattaagcaaaaaaaattggcagtAAAAGTCAATCCAGATGGAGCCCAAGTTTTTCATGTGAGTACAGGAGAATTCTGTCTAGTCATAGAGTTTGGTTAGAAAATTAGTTCCTCTCTGCATGATGAGGGGTGTATTTTCTTAATTGTGCATATTGTTATTTCCAGGTTTCTTGAATATTTTGCAATTTGTAATTACTAAGGCATTAAGGACATATACTTTTGGTTTGATAATGGTTTTTCATTAGAGACTGGTTGATTTACCTTCAGTAGATCCATATATGCTATCGTCAGGTCACTCTCACTTTAACCATATAGGTTTTACCttgttaaaaaaagaatgagGGCATATCAAGTGTCATTCACATGGTTTTCAGATATTAACTACTCTTTGCCTTGACTTGTAGCACTTGGAGCAATTTTCTCTGCCACAGATTCTGTTTGCACATTGCAGGTAAAGTTGCATGCAGTTGGCGAATGTGTTCTATTTTGGATGACAAGACAGACATTCAAATTAAGCGTTCAATTTTGACATTCAGGTGCTAAATCAGGATGAAATGCCTCTACTTTACAGTCTAGTTTTTGGAGAAGGCGTGGTTAATGATGCTACTTCTGTTGTCCTCTTCAACGCACTCCAAAGATTTGATCTCTCTCATATAACCTCGGGCATTGCCACACGATTTGCTGGCAGTctgttctatttatttttcactagCACATTGCTTGGTGTAGCTGTAAGCTTCTCCTCTCTGTTCCTTGCATCCTTGATCTTTTTTGTGTTCCCATTATTTCCTTTCCACTGTGCAATTTGAATTTCCTGTTTCCATTGAGCATCAATCCTGTCCCCACTCTTTGTTCCTCAGTTACTTTTAGTACTGAAAAACACAGATGAATGAAGGACAGCTTAGTGGATGAATCAAAGCGGTAGCAGATTTCTCCAGTTTTCCTCTTAAGTACAGTAGCCAGTTCctgcatttcttttttgaaatcttCAGAGCATATTTTAGGACTTTGGGGATAATGTCTGGAGTCTTAGGTGCTAGGTACTTGCCATAATTTTTATTCCATGATGCATCATTGTCTCAAGCCATTTGTTTCTGTGATATTAATGCAGTTTTTATCGGGTGACATCTTGTTTGGTTTTACTTGCAGGTTGGTTTACTCAGTGCATATATCATTAAGAAACTGTACTTTGGCAGGTATCCCCCAGGCTTAAGTTTTCTAACACGATTTCTTTAATGTAATGGAAGTCCTTCTAAATCATTTCCTCTGGGATGTGGAGATGAATGTGGTCCCTTACTAGGAGTAATTTGGTGGAGTCTGCTTCCTGCCTAGACACAGGGCACCATGGAGTTATAGcttgttttctttcttgacTTCATATTAGTGCCAATAGCTGAGATTAGTTAATTGACAGGCTAATGTGGTAATATGTGGTGACTTCAGCTGAGGATTGCCAATATGATTTATAAGAACAAGGAGATTTATGGCCTGACATCCTCTGAGAAAGAGTCAGTAAGCATGTTATAGTAATGAACGAAGGATATCTCGAGTTTGGTTAGACATCCTCATAGTTTGTGTTCGAAGACATCATGAATCAGTCTGTCAGTGGCATATTGTAGACTTTGAGTTCCAGCTGTAGCATACTGATGCTGCTCTGGTATCTTCAGagtaatttgaatttgattatttatcaaatatgaTGGAGGCTGAACTGCCAAGCGTACCATTGCACACATGCACTGCTTTTAAAGGCTGCCTCAAAATTTTATTTCCCAATAATCATATATTTAAGATCAAGTCTTTCTGTGTTCATTTGCATCTTGAACTGTTAGGAAACTGACATCGCTGTCTGCTCAATTTTCAGGCATTCTACTGATCGTGAAGTTGCTCTGATGATCCTCATGGCTTATCTTTCATACATGATGGCAGAGGTAAGGTGTAAATGATTCGTTCTTAGGTAGTGTAGCAAGTTCGGGGTCCAATTGCTTTCATTAACTGAATTTGACTGACGTAATTGGTATTCTTATGCAGCTCTTCTTGCTAAGTGGCATTCTTACAGTTTTCTTTTGTGGGATTGTGATGTCACATTACACTTGGCATAATGTGACTGaaaattcaagagtgacaaCCAAGTATGTAACTTTCTCCTGTCAATCGATAATGCTATTCTCTGTGCTGCAATCTAATTTTTCTTCGTGAATGCGGGACGACATAACAATGCCGATCCTATTCTGGGTTCCATTTATGCAGGCATGCTTTTGCAACAATGTCATTTATCTCTGAGATTTTCATCTTCTTGTACGTTGGCATGGATGCCCTGGACATTGAAAAGTGGAGATCTGTAAGCAAGAGGTAGTGTTCAAATATTTACAACAATGACATTATTGAATTGGCCGCGATAGTCCGTTGCAAGATCTCTGTCTAGTTATATCGATCTGCTTCTCTCCCTCCTTTGATCTCTCTCTAAGTTTGCACTTTTGTGCTTGCTCGCCTTTTGTTGGTGTGTATATTGGTGAGATGCGAGTCCATCGCACAAAATCATCCACAAGCATACAGTTTACTCTCCAGTACTAGTATTGATACTTTTGCTGGGATGTCTCCTGTGTGAAGGTCCTCTTTTGGTTCTTAATATGCTGCTTTTGTTGATGggagatttttttcttcctttgctgACTTGTGCAGTCCAGGCACGTCAGTTGGAGTGAGCGCCATACTGCTTGGCCTAGTTGTCCTTGGGAGGGCTGCTTTTGTGTTCCCCCTgtccttcatttccaacttAACTAGAAAGTCTCCGGGTGATAAAATTGGTCTTAAGCAACAGGTAGGCTTTTCTTGTTCCAAACAATAATCTTATGTTAATCATCATATGAGCCATCAAATGACGGAAACCATAACAGGTGACAATATGGTGGGCTGGGCTCATGCGAGGGGCTGTGTCAATGGCACTTGCTTATAATCGGGTATGACTGAGATAATTTCGCTTATTAATGACGTTGGCCATATATTGTTAGTTTGATGCCATAGCTCCTTTTTAATCTGTCTAGTCTTAACATTGGTACAATCACATGCTTAATTCTGCAAAGGTCGGCCAATTGCATTGTGCCATTCTTATAAACCCGTCTGCATCATAGAAACAGAGCAAttatatgatttttattttacagAGACGGTCGCTATAGTCTATGTGGCTACCTTcctgaaattttttgttatctCAATTTCATGCTTAGCCCAACCTTGTGTGCTTTATGGATGTAACTGTTAACGAAGTTTTGTTAGGTAGCATTACCTTTTGTATCTAGTCCATTGCCGAACTGCTATTGCCAacgaaaattaaaaagttaactGACGACATTACCATCCTCGATATCTGTGGTGGCCCTGATAAGTGCTTTTATGTTACTTCGTCTTTTTCCTTCTAACATCCTCATGTGTTTCTTAGTCTAGACTTTTTGGGCCACGTTCGAGTTTTCTTTGGGACTATCCGAGTATGAGCATGTTGCTTTCCTGTCAATCAGTATTTCCTTGTGTCTGCTTAAGATTTCTTGGACAAAATTCTGTCCATCTCCTGTTCCTCATCTTGATTATTTATCCACTTTACGCTGAAGCTGCATTACTACATTTGAGTGTTGAATGTGCTAAGCTCACATTTCAACTCTCACGCAGTTTACCAGATCGGGCCACACGCAATTGCGAGGAAATGCTATCTTGATCACCAGCACCATCTCAATAGTCCTCTTCAGCACAATGGTAAGGGCAGTGATTAATTTAACCGGACTCTGGCACAATAGTATATATACATGTATAATTTCGTCAAGTTAGAATCTGGCCAGATATGCATATAGTCCAGTGAGGCTTCAGTTCACAGGCCATGTATTCTGCAAATTAAGCCTCTATTGCATGAGCAAGAAATCTGAATGGCCATTAAGCTGGATTATAAATTAATTGGAAGGTGGGAAGCGTTAGCACAAATTAAGGCATATGCTTACTGGACTAGATGAAGGTGCAAACCCATCTATTCAGAGCCATCTCTTGTTCAAATACCCAGCTTTACCCCAGGTGACCCTAAAGAAGCCTGCATGGACCTCGATTTAAGGATCAATATAGTTACAGTTTGACCTTCTGTCAAGAACTTTAGACCCCAC contains:
- the LOC115756719 gene encoding sodium/hydrogen exchanger 2-like: MMGLGLGSVLMTLGMRSGSDQVSVDAITLFVVLLCTCIIVGHLLEKNIWINESITALTIGLCTGIVLLLTTEGKSSHILVFNEELFFIYLLPPIIFNAGFQVKKKQFFRNFLTITLFGVVGTLISFFIISLGSAQLFKNLNVGVLEMGDYFALGAIFSATDSVCTLQVLNQDEMPLLYSLVFGEGVVNDATSVVLFNALQRFDLSHITSGIATRFAGSLFYLFFTSTLLGVAVGLLSAYIIKKLYFGRHSTDREVALMILMAYLSYMMAELFLLSGILTVFFCGIVMSHYTWHNVTENSRVTTKHAFATMSFISEIFIFLYVGMDALDIEKWRSVSKSPGTSVGVSAILLGLVVLGRAAFVFPLSFISNLTRKSPGDKIGLKQQVTIWWAGLMRGAVSMALAYNRFTRSGHTQLRGNAILITSTISIVLFSTMVFGLLTKPLIRLLLPLRKPSSSMTESELSSPKSLTLPLLQNGQDPEVSMNGQNGTARPSSLRMLWTTPTHTVHHYWRKFDNACMRPVFGGRGFVQYIPGSPGETVVS